The DNA segment GTCCGATAGCCGCGCTCGGGAAACAGTTGTTCTGCCAGGCTGTAGACCCACAGCTGCATCGCCTGATCAATAAGCGGCTTCTCGAAATGCGGGATCTGCCAGGCCCGGTCGCTGCAGTAACGAAAAAAACCACCGTGTACATGATCATGCAGACCACGTTGCGCCATGGCATCCAGGGTCAGAGTGATGATGTGCCCCGCATGTTCCTCCGGCGAGTAGCATTGACGGAACAGCAGAAACAGCAGTGTCGAGTAAGGGGGCAGCTTGGGCCCGCGACCGAAACCGCCGTGTTCGGGGTCAAACTGAGACAGGATTGATGTCATGGGATCCGGGGATTCCACTGCTATTGAGTCGTGATTCCAGCCAACAGAAAAATGCGAGAGTCGGCCGGCGTTGCGCCGATAGAACCCCTGGGCATCGGTGAGTATCTCCAGCAATCCCCGGCGGCTCTCTGAACTTTGCGCAGGGGCGTAACTGAAACTGAAAAATGGTTTGAGTTCCGGGGTAAGGATCACATGCAGCGGCCAGCCGCCGCTGCCGGTGGTGGCGATCACAAAATCCATCAGATATTGATCGATGTCGGGGCGCTGTTCGCGATCCACCTTGATGCAAATAAAGGATGTGTTCAGCTCGGCAGCGACCTGCGGGTCGGTGAATGTGGTATCAGCCATAACGTGACACCAGTGGCAGCTCGAATAGCCCACCGATACGAAGATGAGTTTCTCGGCTGCGGCGGCAGTCTCCAGAACCTCAGGGGTCCATTCATGCCACCACACCGGGTGGTGCGCATGCTGCCTGAGATAGCGGGATGATGACTGATGCAGTGTATTGCGCTGCAGATCCATACTAACAGCTTAGTCAATTACCTGATCAGCCTGCAAGCGAGGACGCATCGATTTGCTGTGTTTTGACGGAGTGCAGGATCTGTTGTAGGATTCAGGCTTCTCTGTGCGTATCGCAGAACAACAAGGGGGTACAATGAAGTTTGGACTTGATGCGTATACCGTGGATCGCTTTGCCGCACGGGTGTTTGAAACCTATGCTGATCGGCCGTCTTTGGCTGCGTATGGCCAGGAACCGATCAGTTATGCCGAATTCAGTCGCCGCGTGACCGAGCAACAGGAGCGGCTGCTAAAGGTAGGTATTGGTCATGGCGAGCGAGTGGCAATTTTCGGCACCTCGACACCGGAATGGGCAATAGCCTATCTGGCGGTTATGACTATTGGCGCCGTTGCTATTCCGATTATGGAAGAATTTCCACCGGAGGATATCCGGGGGATTCTGCATCGCACCCAGGCAACCGGGATTTTTACCACTGAGCACCTGTGGGCCACCGTCAGTCCTGGACTGGAGCTGCAGTTGAAGCTGGTGTACGAGATGCAGCAGCACAAGGTTCTGGCAGGAACACCTGGTACACCGGTTGATCGTCAGGAAATCCGCGAGGATGATGTTGCCGAGATCCTGTTTACCTCTGGTACCACCGGGTTCAGTAAAGGGGTAGTTTTAAGCCACAAAAACCTGGTGTCGAACCTGTTCGAGGGTCCGGATCTGGTAGGTTGTATTCATGATCGGTCCCGAACCCTGTCGCTGCTGCCGCTGGCGCATGCCTATGGATCAACCTCGGGATTTCTCTCGATTATATACGGGGGTTCGGCCCTGTACTTTCTGGGGAAGAAGCCTACTCCCAAGCTCCTGATGCAGGCCCTGGGCGAGATTCAGCCTACTGTACTGGGCGGGGTGCCGCTTATTTTCGAGAAGATCTACGCGCGGCGAATTGCTCCGCTGATTGCCCGCAAGCCGCTGTTGCGGTGGCTGGCCGCAAAACCCCGGCGCAAACAGCTGCTATACAAGCTGATTGGTGCCAAGGTGCGCAAAAGCTTCGGCGGCAAGATTGAGTGCGCCATCATAGGCGGCGCGCCGTTGTCGACCGAGGTAGAACTGTTTCTGCGGGCGGCCCGCATTCCAACCGTGCTTGGCTATGGGATGACCGAGGCTTCGCCCCTGATTACCTTCAGCTCGCGCGAGGGTGTCAAGATCGGTTCTGTCGGTCACCCGATTACCGATGTCGAGGTCAAGATCCATAAGCCGGATCCCGAGTCCGGTGTAGGCGAGGTATGGGTTCGCGGGCCGAACATCATGCAGGGGTATTTCGAGGATCCCGAAGAGACGGCCAAGGTGCTGACCGAGGATGGCTGGCTCATCACCGGCGACCTGGGGTATCTGGATGATGATGGCTATCTGTTTCTGCGCGGTCGCAGCAAGAACGTGATTATTGGTCCATCCGGCGAAAACATCTATCCTGAAGTCATCGAGGGCATTCTGAATACCTATGTCGAGGTGGATGAATCCCTGGTGGTGATGCGCGACGGACGTATCGAGGCGCGGGTGTATCCTGATCCGGAAACCCTGTCCCGGCTGCAGCGCGGCGGGGAGGAAGCAGAGAAGGCGTTTGCCGGGAAACTTGACGAGATCAAAAAGGCGGTTAACTCACGACTGCCGGGATACTCGCATGTTCATCGCATGGTTCTTCAGCGGGAAGAGTTTATTAAAACCGTGACCAACAAGATAAAGCGAGCGGAGTATTATGGGGATTAATCTCTTTTTTGCCTTGATACTGGCTGGAGGCTGGTTGGCCGCACGGCTTGTTTCCCGGATCGGGATGCCGGGGATACTGGGGATGCTGCTGTTCGGCATTGCCTTCGGGGCGGCTGCCGGGGACTTTATCCCCGGACTGGCCTGGGAGGTGGAGCCGTTTCTGAAAGGAATGGCACTGATCATTATCCTGCTGCGAGCCGGGCTGGGAATCAAGCGCCGCACCTTGAACCGGGTGGGGCGTACTGCGCTGCTGCTCGCCGTAGTTCCCTGCACCCTCGAGGCTCTGGTGCTGATGCCCCTGCTGCAACTGGTTTTTGGGATGGACTGGATTGTTGCTGGACTGACTGCCTGGATGCTGGCAGCCGTCAGTCCGGCGGTGGTCGTTCCGGCTATGCTGGAGCTGAAGGCCCAGGGGCTGGGAAAGCGGAACGACATTCCGACTATGGTACTGGCCGGCGCATCGGTAGATGATGTGCTGGCGATCACCTTCTTTTCGGTCTTTCTTGGTTTGGCTGGCGGGGCCAGCAGTGCCGGGAGCAGCGCAATGACGGCTGCCAACAGCGCCTTGCTGCAGCTTGCAGCAGTACCCTTGTCAGTCCTCGGCGGAATTCTGATCGGTGCGGCAGTTGGTCTGACACTGGCCTGGTGGTTTCGGCGTCATCATGAGCGGATTCGGGCTACCGAAAAGGCGGTTCTGTTGCTGGTGGCAGCCCTGCTGCTGGTGGAGCTTGGCGAGGTGATTGCCGTTGCCGCGTTGCTGGGTGTGATGACGGTCGGGTTCGTATTGCTGGAGAAGGCCGAGCCGGTGGCGCATGAGCTTGCTGCAAAGCTGGCCAAGCTGTGGGTGCCAGCCGAGCTGATACTGTTTGTGTATATCGGGATTCAGCTTAATCCCGGGGCCGCCTTGCAGACGGGTATAGCCGGGATCGGGGTAGTCGCTGCCGGGCTGGCGGCGCGCAGCGCCGGGGTAATCCTGGTGACCAGCATGGATCGGCGACTGGTGTGGCGTGAACGCTGGTTCTGTGCTGCGGCGTATCTGCCCAAGGCCACGGTGCAGGCGGCATTGGGCGCGGTGCCGCTGGCTGCCGGCATTGCAGGAGGGGAAACGATCCTTTCTTTGGCGGTTATTGCGATCCTGGTGACAGCGCCGCTGGGGTTGGTTTTGATTCGTTGGCTTGGCCCTGAGTTGGCTAAGATTTGAGTAATAACAAAACGACACCCTGAACCCTACGCAACTATATACCTCCACGGTAATTGCATCTTCAGTTGTCCCGGGGTGTACAAATGTCGTTTCCAGACCCGCAGATCCTCCGCCGGGATATCCGGATAGTGGCTCAGAAATGCCCGCCGGACACACAAGGTTTTCAGCCGGCGCTTCACCAGCTTGGCTGGCAGCCCGGCCCGCTGCCAGCGTTTTGCGCTTGCTTCCCCCCGCACCCGATACGGCTTGAGAAAATTATGGTACATACGATACACCTGCACCGACTCCATCGCGTTCTGCACATTGCGCCGGAAGGTCACCGTTTCGCGCACATAGGCCGCGATATCCTTGCGCAGCTCGCGGTCAAAATTGTCCATCGCAAACATCGGCCCGCCAGGCCCGCGATGATGATTCGAGCTGATATGCCGCCAGCCAAGGCTCTGTTCACTGAGAAGCTGATGAGCTACTTCGCAGCGGCTGATCGCGTCGGGGTACTCTTTCTTGTTGTCGGTAATCAGCTGTACGGGGTCTTCCGGCTCCCATTGCAGCACCAGCCAGGCCATGCTGTGTAAGATCCGGGTAAACGAGGTGATGATCCCGTCCGGAGCCGGGCGGTAGACCGCCTCCAACTCGGCCTGGCGGATCTTCTGGCGCGGGCTCATCCGGCCGGTACGGCGGATGGTAACGTGATCCATAGCAAAGAGATACTCGCTGTCCTTGCCAATCAGGATATGCAGGTTGCAAGGATAATACTGACTCACCTCGAACGACACAAATCCATCGGCAATCAGATCCTCCGGGGTGGTGAGATACGGGCGGCACTCGGCATGCAGAGCGATGCAGTTGCGCGCCAGACGCCCGACCCGGTTGCGCCTGATTGCCGGGGAGATCCCGCGGTTGCGGTGGGTGGCGGCCAGACTGACCCGGCTGGAAATGTCGCGGATCAGGTCGCGGTAAGATACGATGCGCTGTACCCGGTAATCGATCGAAAAGGTGCGCTCGGTGAAGAACCGCCTGCAGGCGATGCACTGAAAGCGCTGGTGGCTGCCGGCACAGGAAGTATGCCGTAGACCCTTGCGCCAGAACCAGGTGCCAACCCGTGCTTTTTCAGCCCGGGTTCGGGTATGATGATGGTGGTGGCGGCAGTCCGGATTCGGACAGAACGGGGGTGTGTACATTGGCACCTCCTACAATGGGTTGGTACCTTCTAATACACAGAAAATTTACCTGGGGATTCATTTCCAGGGCAGAAAAGTGAAAAATGCAGGTGTCGTTTTGTTATGACTCAAAAAAAAGAGGGCAAGAACGCGGTGTTCTGATGCCCTCCGGATAATGTGCCCCGCCGTAGTTATCCCCGCGGAGGGGGCTGGGTTGTGCCGGGAATCTTATTGACGAGTTGCGGCAATGTGCATGTCGAACTCGGATAAAATTGCTTCATCCTGCTGCGGCAGAAAATGATTTACCCCGATCATTACGAGAATGTTTGCCAGAAATCCCGGGACGATCTCGTACATGTGGGCACCCCAGCCGAGCTGTTCCCACAAAACCAGTACTATCGTGCCGGTCAGCATGCCTGCCAAAGCTGATTGCCAGGTGGTTTTGCGCGAGAACAGCGACATGATAATCAGCGGCCCGAATGCGGCGCCGAATCCGCCCCAGGCATAGGATACCAGGCCGAGGATGTTGCTGCGGGGATTCATGGCCAGCACCATGGCGATCAGTGAAATTGCGACAACACTCAGGCGCCCAACAAAGAACAGCTCCTTTTTGGAGGCTTCTTTATTCAGGATTTTGAGATAGAAGTCTTCGGTAAGGCTCGAGGATGAGACCAGCAGCTGCGAGTCGATGGTAGACATGATTGCCGACAGGATTGCTGCCAGCAGGATGCCGCCTATCCAGGGGTTGAAAATCTCCCGGATCATCAGGATGAATACCCGTTCACTGTCATCTGCTGCCAGTTCCGGAAACATCCCGATGCCGACGATTCCGATGACGATGGCGAATCCGAGTGAAAGCACAACCCAGACACCGGCAATGGTGGTGGACTTGCTGACGTCCTTGAGCTTGCCGATGCTCATAAAGCGCGCCAGGATATGTGGCTGACCAAAATACCCCAGTCCCCATGCCGCGGTCGAGATTATGGCGATGATCGGCAGCGGGCCGGCTGGAATTATCGATCCTGATATTTCGTTGGCTACCATTGCAGCGCTGATTGCTTCACTGCCGCCGACAGAGAAATAGGCCAGTATCGGTACGATGGTTACTGCAACCAGCATCAGTGCTCCCTGAAACAGGTCGGAATAACAGACTGCCAGGAATCCCCCCAAAAATGTGTACAGCACGATAACCAGGCCGCCGGCCAGGACAGCGGTGGTGTAGGGGATGGCGAACATCGATTCGAACAGCAGTCCGGCGCCAACCAGGCCGGATGATGCATAGATCGTGAAAAAGAACAGGGTGATGATCGCTCCTAGGATGCGCAGCAGCCCGCTGGGATCCCGGAATCGGGATTCAAAGAAGCTGGGCAGGGTGAGCGAGTCGGTCTGCGCGGTATATACGCGCAGGCGCTTGGCAATCAAGATCCAGTTCAGCATGGTGCCGATAAACAGCCCGATCGCGATCCAGCTCTGGCTGATGCCTGCTACCAGCACTGCTCCCGGCAGCCCCATCAGCAGCCAGCCACTCATGTCGCTGGCCTGAGCCGATAATGCGGTGACCCATTTCCCCATTCCCCGTCCGCCAAGCAGGTAATCCTCGATATTATCCGTCTTCCGATAAAAATACACGCCGACTATCATCAGGAATACAAAGTACACCCCGAAGGTAATCAGCTCGGCCGTATTGATCATGTAACACTC comes from the Spirochaeta africana DSM 8902 genome and includes:
- a CDS encoding AMP-binding protein, producing MKFGLDAYTVDRFAARVFETYADRPSLAAYGQEPISYAEFSRRVTEQQERLLKVGIGHGERVAIFGTSTPEWAIAYLAVMTIGAVAIPIMEEFPPEDIRGILHRTQATGIFTTEHLWATVSPGLELQLKLVYEMQQHKVLAGTPGTPVDRQEIREDDVAEILFTSGTTGFSKGVVLSHKNLVSNLFEGPDLVGCIHDRSRTLSLLPLAHAYGSTSGFLSIIYGGSALYFLGKKPTPKLLMQALGEIQPTVLGGVPLIFEKIYARRIAPLIARKPLLRWLAAKPRRKQLLYKLIGAKVRKSFGGKIECAIIGGAPLSTEVELFLRAARIPTVLGYGMTEASPLITFSSREGVKIGSVGHPITDVEVKIHKPDPESGVGEVWVRGPNIMQGYFEDPEETAKVLTEDGWLITGDLGYLDDDGYLFLRGRSKNVIIGPSGENIYPEVIEGILNTYVEVDESLVVMRDGRIEARVYPDPETLSRLQRGGEEAEKAFAGKLDEIKKAVNSRLPGYSHVHRMVLQREEFIKTVTNKIKRAEYYGD
- a CDS encoding cation:proton antiporter; this encodes MGINLFFALILAGGWLAARLVSRIGMPGILGMLLFGIAFGAAAGDFIPGLAWEVEPFLKGMALIIILLRAGLGIKRRTLNRVGRTALLLAVVPCTLEALVLMPLLQLVFGMDWIVAGLTAWMLAAVSPAVVVPAMLELKAQGLGKRNDIPTMVLAGASVDDVLAITFFSVFLGLAGGASSAGSSAMTAANSALLQLAAVPLSVLGGILIGAAVGLTLAWWFRRHHERIRATEKAVLLLVAALLLVELGEVIAVAALLGVMTVGFVLLEKAEPVAHELAAKLAKLWVPAELILFVYIGIQLNPGAALQTGIAGIGVVAAGLAARSAGVILVTSMDRRLVWRERWFCAAAYLPKATVQAALGAVPLAAGIAGGETILSLAVIAILVTAPLGLVLIRWLGPELAKI
- the putP gene encoding sodium/proline symporter PutP, which translates into the protein MINTAELITFGVYFVFLMIVGVYFYRKTDNIEDYLLGGRGMGKWVTALSAQASDMSGWLLMGLPGAVLVAGISQSWIAIGLFIGTMLNWILIAKRLRVYTAQTDSLTLPSFFESRFRDPSGLLRILGAIITLFFFTIYASSGLVGAGLLFESMFAIPYTTAVLAGGLVIVLYTFLGGFLAVCYSDLFQGALMLVAVTIVPILAYFSVGGSEAISAAMVANEISGSIIPAGPLPIIAIISTAAWGLGYFGQPHILARFMSIGKLKDVSKSTTIAGVWVVLSLGFAIVIGIVGIGMFPELAADDSERVFILMIREIFNPWIGGILLAAILSAIMSTIDSQLLVSSSSLTEDFYLKILNKEASKKELFFVGRLSVVAISLIAMVLAMNPRSNILGLVSYAWGGFGAAFGPLIIMSLFSRKTTWQSALAGMLTGTIVLVLWEQLGWGAHMYEIVPGFLANILVMIGVNHFLPQQDEAILSEFDMHIAATRQ